The following coding sequences lie in one Bacteroides helcogenes P 36-108 genomic window:
- a CDS encoding sensor histidine kinase: MTQSEVFSNYMEKVLDKSHWLESTKSTFIVVDKHLNILYHNNKEVCKVKDKFMQPGDFLHCTNAIHSKEGCGTSEYCADCQLRNSVKKALTTSQSVNEEVVLTLDDNQKLILQETATPFEFEGNQYAAIFVINISDRKQEQMLERVFFHDMMNLVGALSSFVDILKETPEQAILDEVKKLTDQIMDELSTQKELLYAENGILTLQTSDITVKEFLSYAAYSLCPMAETKKHKLTICNNCKKDIFIHTDTKLLHRIILNMVKNAVEASEENSIVTLTASSAEKSVLFSVNNPNVIPEDFRGSIFHFGLSTKGEGRGIGTYSMKLFGENYLKGKVWFITNETEGTTFYFQMPLTTKY; the protein is encoded by the coding sequence ATGACACAATCTGAAGTCTTCAGTAACTACATGGAAAAGGTACTCGACAAAAGCCATTGGTTAGAATCCACCAAATCAACTTTTATCGTTGTTGACAAGCATCTGAACATACTCTATCATAACAATAAAGAGGTGTGTAAAGTAAAAGACAAATTTATGCAACCGGGCGACTTCCTGCATTGCACCAATGCCATCCATAGCAAAGAAGGTTGCGGAACATCCGAATATTGCGCAGACTGCCAACTCCGTAATTCCGTCAAGAAAGCATTGACTACCAGCCAATCTGTTAATGAAGAAGTGGTGCTTACTTTGGATGACAACCAGAAACTGATTCTACAGGAAACAGCCACTCCTTTTGAATTTGAAGGCAATCAATATGCCGCTATCTTCGTAATCAACATTTCCGACCGCAAGCAAGAACAGATGTTGGAACGTGTGTTCTTTCATGACATGATGAATTTGGTAGGTGCATTGAGCAGCTTTGTGGATATACTGAAAGAGACTCCCGAACAAGCCATACTCGACGAAGTGAAAAAGCTCACTGATCAGATTATGGATGAATTATCCACTCAGAAAGAGCTCCTTTATGCTGAAAACGGTATTCTGACATTACAGACAAGCGACATTACCGTGAAAGAATTCCTGTCTTATGCCGCCTATTCACTCTGCCCAATGGCTGAAACCAAAAAGCACAAACTGACCATCTGCAACAACTGCAAAAAAGATATATTTATCCACACAGACACCAAGCTGCTGCACCGCATTATCCTGAACATGGTGAAGAATGCCGTGGAGGCTTCTGAAGAAAACAGTATCGTCACCCTCACTGCATCATCGGCGGAAAAGTCCGTGCTCTTTTCCGTCAATAACCCCAACGTAATACCAGAGGACTTCCGTGGCTCCATCTTCCACTTTGGACTTTCCACCAAAGGCGAGGGACGTGGCATAGGTACATACAGCATGAAATTGTTCGGTGAGAATTATCTGAAAGGAAAGGTTTGGTTCATCACCAATGAAACAGAAGGAACAACTTTCTACTTTCAAATGCCGCTGACTACAAAGTATTAG
- a CDS encoding bifunctional dihydroorotate dehydrogenase B NAD binding subunit/NADPH-dependent glutamate synthase, with product MNKIISKEQFSEKVFKFEVEAPLIAKSRKAGHFVIIRVDEKGERMPLTIAGADTKKGTITLVVQTVGLSSSKLCQLNEGDYILDVVGPLGQATHIENFGTVVCAGGGVGVAPMLPIIQALKEAGNRVISVLAGRNKELIILEEEVRKSSDEVIIMTDDGSYGTKGLVTEGIESVIKREKVDKCFAIGPAIMMKFCCLLTKKYEIPTDVSLNTIMVDGTGMCGACRITVGGKTRFVCVDGPEFDGHQVDFDEMFKRMGSFRDVEREEMNHLEASIYHAMPAEDTTATAEAGTSSATKAPMDELLDRKAAWREELRKSMKPKERTAIHRCPMNELDPVYRATTRTEEVNTGYTREQALTEAKRCLDCANPTCMQGCPVSINIPAFIKNIERGELLEAARVLKHTSALPAVCGRVCPQEKQCESRCIHLKMNEPAVAIGNLERFVADYERESGNIVLPELAQKNGMKIAVVGSGPAGLSFAGDMVKYGYDVTVFEALHEIGGVLKYGIPEFRLPNKIVDVEINNLEKMGVRFVKDCIVGKTVSVEELQKEDYKGIFIASGAGLPNFMGIPGENSVNIMSSNEYLTRVNLMDASNPTTDTPLNPAKSVIVVGGGNTAMDSCRTAKRLGAEKVRIVYRRSEAEMPARLEEVKHAKEEGIEFLTLHNPTEYIADEKGAVKQVILQKMELGEPDASGRRSPVAIPGATVTLDIDMAIVAVGVSPNPIVPKSVKGLELGRKNTIAVNDDMQSSIPTIYAGGDIVRGGATVILAMGDGRRAAAAMHEKLGSL from the coding sequence ATGAACAAAATTATCAGCAAAGAACAATTCTCAGAGAAAGTGTTCAAGTTTGAGGTGGAAGCTCCACTCATTGCCAAATCCCGCAAAGCAGGGCACTTTGTCATTATCCGCGTGGATGAGAAAGGCGAACGCATGCCACTCACCATCGCAGGAGCCGATACAAAGAAAGGAACCATTACATTAGTCGTACAGACCGTAGGGCTATCTTCCTCCAAATTGTGCCAATTGAACGAGGGAGACTATATCCTCGATGTAGTAGGTCCATTGGGACAAGCCACACATATAGAGAACTTCGGTACTGTAGTCTGTGCCGGAGGAGGTGTGGGTGTTGCGCCAATGCTCCCTATCATACAGGCATTGAAGGAGGCCGGCAATCGGGTGATATCCGTATTGGCAGGACGCAACAAAGAGTTGATTATCCTCGAAGAAGAAGTCCGGAAATCATCCGATGAAGTCATTATCATGACTGATGACGGCAGCTATGGCACGAAAGGACTCGTCACCGAAGGCATAGAGAGCGTCATCAAGCGCGAGAAGGTGGACAAGTGTTTCGCCATCGGCCCCGCCATCATGATGAAATTCTGCTGTCTGCTCACCAAGAAATACGAGATACCCACGGATGTGTCGCTAAACACCATCATGGTGGACGGAACCGGCATGTGCGGCGCCTGTCGCATCACCGTAGGTGGAAAAACACGCTTCGTCTGCGTGGATGGTCCCGAATTTGATGGACACCAAGTGGATTTTGATGAAATGTTCAAGCGCATGGGATCATTCAGAGATGTGGAGCGTGAAGAAATGAATCACTTGGAGGCCAGCATCTACCATGCCATGCCTGCCGAAGACACAACAGCCACTGCAGAAGCCGGAACAAGCTCCGCCACAAAAGCCCCGATGGACGAGCTGCTGGACCGCAAAGCCGCTTGGCGCGAAGAGCTGCGCAAGAGCATGAAGCCCAAGGAACGCACAGCCATCCACCGCTGCCCGATGAACGAACTCGATCCCGTTTATCGTGCCACCACCCGCACGGAAGAGGTGAACACCGGCTACACACGGGAGCAAGCCCTGACCGAAGCCAAACGCTGTTTGGACTGTGCCAACCCAACCTGCATGCAAGGTTGTCCGGTCAGCATCAACATACCGGCCTTTATCAAAAACATAGAACGCGGTGAATTACTTGAAGCTGCCCGTGTACTGAAGCATACCTCTGCCCTACCCGCAGTGTGCGGCCGCGTCTGTCCACAAGAAAAGCAGTGCGAAAGCCGGTGCATACATCTGAAGATGAACGAACCTGCCGTCGCCATTGGCAACTTGGAACGTTTCGTTGCCGACTACGAACGTGAAAGCGGCAATATTGTATTGCCTGAACTTGCGCAAAAAAACGGCATGAAGATAGCCGTAGTAGGCTCAGGTCCGGCCGGACTGAGTTTTGCTGGCGACATGGTAAAATATGGTTATGACGTAACTGTTTTCGAAGCTCTGCATGAAATCGGCGGTGTATTAAAATACGGTATTCCCGAATTCCGCCTGCCCAACAAGATTGTGGATGTAGAGATCAACAATTTAGAGAAAATGGGTGTCCGCTTTGTAAAAGACTGTATCGTAGGTAAAACTGTCAGCGTGGAAGAATTGCAGAAAGAAGACTATAAGGGTATTTTCATCGCCAGCGGCGCCGGACTACCTAACTTCATGGGTATTCCCGGAGAAAACAGTGTAAACATCATGTCCAGCAATGAGTACCTGACGCGCGTCAACCTGATGGATGCCTCCAATCCGACAACCGACACCCCTCTGAACCCTGCTAAAAGTGTAATTGTAGTAGGGGGTGGAAACACTGCCATGGATTCTTGTCGCACGGCCAAACGCCTCGGAGCAGAGAAAGTACGCATTGTCTATCGTCGTAGTGAGGCCGAAATGCCTGCCCGATTGGAAGAAGTGAAGCATGCCAAAGAAGAAGGTATCGAGTTTCTCACATTGCACAATCCAACAGAGTATATAGCGGACGAAAAGGGAGCTGTGAAACAAGTCATCCTCCAAAAGATGGAACTTGGAGAACCTGATGCCAGCGGACGCCGCAGCCCGGTAGCCATTCCGGGAGCTACCGTAACATTAGATATTGACATGGCCATAGTCGCGGTAGGGGTATCGCCCAATCCCATTGTACCGAAATCCGTAAAAGGCTTGGAATTGGGACGAAAGAATACGATTGCCGTCAATGATGACATGCAGTCGTCCATCCCGACCATCTATGCCGGAGGCGATATTGTGCGCGGTGGTGCTACCGTAATCCTCGCTATGGGAGACGGGCGACGGGCGGCAGCAGCCATGCACGAGAAATTAGGAAGCCTGTAA
- a CDS encoding DNA-binding protein, which produces MAYYDLKKKPPLTTKEGEEDVLYPEIVYIGTITAKELLEYTSKCSGFKVGAMDGMLMSIFDGMVHWLNQGFRVELGEFGYFSGKIKANRLVKKKTDIRSGSIHFGDVNFRPSAKLKKALDGELTRTPDHTFRHSSNHSMDELEQWLMAYLDKNSFIKRTTYTEQTGRLKWKATQDLKFFMEKGLIVSKGRGNQKYYVRAEKEQ; this is translated from the coding sequence ATGGCTTATTATGATTTAAAAAAGAAACCGCCCCTCACCACCAAGGAGGGGGAAGAAGATGTGCTGTATCCAGAGATTGTATATATCGGGACCATCACCGCAAAAGAATTGCTGGAATATACATCCAAATGCTCAGGATTCAAGGTTGGCGCAATGGACGGGATGCTGATGAGCATTTTTGACGGAATGGTTCATTGGCTCAATCAGGGGTTCCGGGTGGAACTGGGAGAGTTCGGCTACTTTTCAGGCAAGATAAAGGCAAACAGACTGGTGAAAAAGAAAACGGATATACGTTCCGGTTCAATTCACTTCGGAGACGTGAATTTCCGCCCTTCCGCCAAGTTAAAGAAGGCATTGGACGGAGAGTTGACCCGTACTCCCGACCATACTTTCCGCCATAGCAGCAACCATAGCATGGACGAGCTGGAGCAATGGCTGATGGCATATCTGGACAAGAACAGTTTCATAAAGCGCACCACTTACACCGAACAGACCGGACGCTTGAAATGGAAAGCGACACAAGACCTGAAGTTCTTCATGGAAAAGGGACTGATTGTGAGCAAAGGACGGGGAAACCAAAAGTACTATGTGAGGGCAGAGAAAGAACAATAA